In Lotus japonicus ecotype B-129 chromosome 5, LjGifu_v1.2, one genomic interval encodes:
- the LOC130719901 gene encoding protein FAR1-RELATED SEQUENCE 5-like translates to MQGKDDELKYFGEDDELKYVSEDDELKYFGEDDELKDESGAGYTVDEQWCDSNDETTKGNDATDSIPIDCVGDICSIDLKTFLPQQISVYDFVNLDVAYLFYVHYGRANGFCVRKYNVIKSLKTGDILQQDFVCNRNGRREVRGLLVEQRKREPKRETRCGCKAKFRVHVDIISGRWYCTCFTDNHNHELFDDVECGMQAPHRKMNLSDIAQMNSYRDVGIGVPHIFRAIANQCGGVDKMPYSKRSMYNQISRQRRMLRNDSVTAMQFLAKLDSKDDNFYCEHIVDQDNRLQHLFWSDGIGRLSYQVYGDVLAFDATYGKNKYLLPIVVFSGVNNHNRTTIFAIAVVTNETEETYVWLLEQFLAAMNGKQPVAVITDGHPSMRNAIRKVFPNAYHRLCAWHLLQNANRNIGNPLFTQGFKNCMFGDYDVGKFKRKWDELVLKLGLVDNSWVQDTYEKRKMWASAHLRGKFFGGFRTTSRCEGFHSELGKYVHSRQNLTDFLQQLTTCVKHMRYRELDDDCRSIHGVPVPQTKLKSLEMSAAKYFTENVFRLFRPVLHHAPLLKIVECKDALTCSIYTVAKPSFGAKEWHVSFYPDSKDLKCSCMKMESRGLPCEHIVAVLAHLKKEDFPESIILKRWTKGARDGLYSGKDFLNNGWNSLKSSRCGALMDLNRVLADLNSDNMADFNDARGKANELIQQSKAKKSCQREGGVSLSQSDLLNLKDPLHLSRKGRGGKNKSCSGLKAKRTINCSICKEAG, encoded by the coding sequence ATGCAAGGTAAAGATGATGAGTTGAAGTattttggtgaagatgatgagtTGAAATACGTCAGTGAAGATGATGAGTTGAAATATTTCGGTGAAGATGATGAGTTGAAAGATGAAAGTGGTGCTGGGTATACTGTTGATGAGCAATGGTGTGATAGCAACGATGAAACCACGAAGGGTAACGATGCCACTGATAGCATTCCAATAGATTGTGTAGGAGATATTTGTAGCATTGATTTGAAGACATTTTTGCCACAACAAATATCTGTGTACGATTTTGTGAATCTAGATGTTGCATACTTGTTCTACGTCCATTATGGCAGGGCCAATGGATTTTGTGTCCGAAAATACAATGTTATTAAAAGTCTGAAAACCGGGGACATATTGCAGCAAGACTTTGTTTGTAACAGGAATGGTAGACGTGAAGTTAGGGGGTTGTTAGTGGAGCAAAGGAAACGAGAGCCTAAGCGAGAAACTAGATGTGGTTGTAAGGCTAAGTTCAGGGTTCATGTTGACATTATAAGTGGTCGATGGTATTGTACTTGCTTTACAGATAATCACAATCATGAGCTATTTGATGATGTTGAGTGCGGAATGCAGGCACCTCATAGGAAGATGAATTTGAGTGATATAGCTCAGATGAATAGCTACAGAGATGTTGGGATTGGGGTTCCTCATATTTTCCGTGCTATTGCGAATCAGTGTGGAGGAGTGGATAAAATGCCGTACAGTAAAAGGAGCATGTATAACCAGATTAGTCGGCAAAGGCGGATGCTTAGAAATGATAGTGTGACTGCAATGCAATTCTTGGCTAAATTGGATTCCAAGGATGACAACTTTTATTGTGAGCACATTGTAGATCAGGATAATAGACTGCAACATCTGTTTTGGAGTGATGGCATTGGTCGGTTGAGCTACCAGGTATATGGTGATGTGTTGGCATTTGATGCCACATATGGGAAAAATAAGTACTTGCTGCCAATAGTTGTGTTCTCAGGGGTAAACAATCATAATAGAACTACCATTTTTGCTATTGCGGTAGTTACAAATGAAACTGAGGAAACTTATGTGTGGTTGTTGGAACAATTTTTGGCAGCAATGAATGGTAAACAACCTGTTGCTGTTATTACAGATGGTCACCCATCAATGAGGAATGCAATTAGGAAGGTGTTTCCGAATGCTTACCATCGTCTTTGTGCATGGCATCTACTTCAAAATGCGAACAGAAATATTGGGAACCCTTTGTTCACTCAAGGGTTTAAGAATTGCATGTTTGGTGACTATGATGTGGGAAAATTCAAGAGAAAGTGGGATGAATTGGTTTTGAAGCTTGGTTTGGTAGACAACTCTTGGGTACAAGATACATATGAGAAGAGAAAAATGTGGGCATCGGCTCATTTGCGGGGTAAATTTTTTGGTGGATTTAGGACCACATCTAGATGTGAGGGTTTTCACTCTGAGTTGGGCAAATATGTTCATTCCCGGCAAAACTTGACAGACTTCTTACAACAGTTGACTACATGCGTGAAGCATATGCGATATAGAGAGCTGGATGACGATTGCCGTTCTATACATGGAGTGCCTGTACCCCAAACCAAATTAAAATCATTGGAAATGTCAGCTGCAAAGTACTTTACTGAAAATGTGTTTCGCCTATTTCGTCCTGTTTTGCATCATGCTCCGTTGCTGAAAATTGTAGAATGCAAGGATGCTTTGACGTGCTCAATTTATACTGTGGCTAAGCCAAGTTTTGGGGCCAAAGAGTGGCATGTTTCTTTTTATCCGGATAGCAAAGACCTGAAATGTTCTTGTATGAAGATGGAGTCACGGGGCTTACCATGTGAGCACATAGTTGCTGTGTTAGCGCATTTAAAAAAGGAAGACTTTCCTGAAagcattattttgaaaagatggACCAAAGGTGCAAGAGATGGGCTTTATAGTGGTAAGGATTTTCTCAACAATGGATGGAATTCTCTAAAGAGCAGTAGATGTGGAGCATTGATGGATCTAAATAGGGTTCTGGCTGATTTAAATTCTGATAATATGGCTGATTTCAATGATGCAAGAGGAAAGGCCAATGAGCTAATTCAGCAAAGTAAGGCGAAGAAGTCATGTCAACGGGAAGGTGGAGTTTCATTGAGCCAAAGTGATCTTTTAAATTTAAAGGATCCCTTGCATTTAAGTAGGAAAGGTCGTGGTGGAAAAAACAAATCATGTTCAGGATTGAAGGCGAAACGTACCATCAATTGTTCGATATGCAAGGAAGCTGgctga
- the LOC130719902 gene encoding uncharacterized protein At1g43920, Chloroplastic-like, protein MKRASSSASASRSSSVAMGRRRICKCMENLVLLTSHSEDNPDRKFWRCTNWHNAKDCGHFKWADEEDEADLEAALRHLELQLVKITLQEEQSKRKIAKLEKKLVQQRFQKKVVMVFAALSCLVVMMFCFCRSHAHA, encoded by the exons ATGAAGAGAGCTTCCTCATCAGCCTCTGCTTCACGGTCTTCATCTGTGGCCATGGGGCGACGGAGAATATGCAAGTGTATGGAAAACCTAGTCCTCCTCACTTCGCACAGTGAGGATAACCCTGACAGAAAGTTCTGGAGATGCACAAATTGGCAT AATGCAAAGGATTGTGGTCACTTCAAGTGGGCTGACGAAGAGGATGAAGCAGATTTAGAGGCTGCACTGAGACATTTGGAACTTCAGTTGGTGAAAATTACTCTGCAGGAGGAACAAAGCAAACGAAAGATTGCGAAATTGGAGAAAAAACTTGTCCAACAAAGATTCCAAAAAAAGGTGGTCATGGTGTTTGCTGCGTTGTCCTGCTTAGTGGTCATGATGTTCTGCTTTTGCCGAAGTCATGCACATGCTTAA
- the LOC130721211 gene encoding G-type lectin S-receptor-like serine/threonine-protein kinase At1g34300, with protein MYQETQEPPLFLYFFIFSSVITTITGTTTISPGTATLYASNTTQSWSSPNKTFSLRFIPLHPPQSSSPASFIAAIIYSGGSLAIWSVGHGATVDSGGSLRFLSAGNLRLVNGSGSIVWDSRTSNMGVSSAMLHDNGNLVLSNDTGSVWSSFDNPIDTIVPSQNFTIGMVLRSGLYSFSVLRYGNLTLKWDDSVPYWEQGLELNSSMSRVNFSSPVLGLQSVGILQLSDPNLIAPVLVAYSNDYNEGSDVFRVLKLDGDGNLRIYSSKRGSGIVTVNWVAVADQCEVFGYCGNNAICSYNDSNPICGCPSQNFVMVDPNDSRKGCKRKVRLEDCAGKVAMLQVDNARFLTYPPQFLINPEIFFIGISACCGNCLSSSSCFASTSLSDGTGLCYIKTGNFLSGYQNLAQPSTSYIKVCGPLVPNSPPNSLENARGWKHQKIHSWILAIVILSTFFGFLAFEVGLWLWCCRNSSGFGGFAAQYLLLEYASGAPVHFSYKELHKSTKGFKEKLGDGGAGSVYRGVLANQTVVAVKQLEEGTIEQSEKDFRMEVSTIISTHHMNLVRLIGFCSEGHHRLLVYEFMKNGSLDNFLFVDEQVLSWAYRFNIALGAARGLTYLHEECRNCIVHCDVKPANILLDENYNAKVSDFGLAKLLSPMDHRHRNLTKSVRGARGYLAPEWLANLPVTFKFDVYSYGMVLLEIVSGRRNFEISEETSGKRCTIWAYEEFEKGNIMGVIDRRLVSQGVNLEEAKRVLLASFWCIQEEPSERPTMGKVVQMLEGVIDIDRPPVPKSIIAGFSNGINGSVSAISTIPTSLGPTSSPSSSLLASAGFFYKGP; from the coding sequence ATGTACCAAGAAACACAAGAACCTCCTctgtttttgtattttttcaTCTTTTCCTCTGTAATCACCACCATTACAGGAACCACCACCATCTCACCAGGCACAGCAACCCTCTATGCTTCCAACACAACCCAATCATGGTCCTCCCCCAACAAAACATTCTCCCTCCGCTTCATTCCCCTGCATCCACCACAATCTTCTTCCCCTGCTTCCTTCATAGCCGCAATTATCTACTCCGGCGGCTCACTCGCCATCTGGTCCGTCGGACACGGCGCCACCGTGGACTCCGGTGGATCCCTCCGGTTCCTTTCCGCCGGAAACCTCCGCCTCGTTAATGGGTCGGGGTCCATTGTGTGGGACTCTAGAACTTCAAACATGGGTGTCTCCTCTGCTATGCTTCATGACAATGGGAACTTGGTTCTCTCCAATGACACTGGCTCTGTGTGGTCAAGCTTTGACAACCCCATTGATACAATTGTGCCGTCTCAAAATTTCACCATTGGCATGGTTTTGCGTTCTGGGTTGTACTCCTTTTCTGTTCTTAGATATGGGAACCTCACCCTCAAATGGGATGATAGTGTGCCTTACTGGGAACAAGGTTTGGAGTTGAATTCTTCCATGAGTAGAGTGAATTTTAGTTCACCTGTTTTGGGGTTGCAGTCAGTGGGAATATTGCAGCTTTCTGATCCAAATTTGATTGCCCCAGTGCTGGTTGCTTACAGCAATGACTACAATGAAGGGAGTGATGTGTTTAGAGTTTTGAAGCTGGATGGTGATGGGAATTTGAGGATTTATAGCTCTAAGAGGGGTAGTGGGATTGTGACAGTAAACTGGGTTGCTGTTGCAGATCAATGTGAGGTTTTTGGTTACTGTGGAAATAATGCTATTTGTAGTTACAATGATTCCAACCCCATTTGTGGATGTCCATCTCAGAATTTTGTGATGGTTGATCCTAATGATAGTAGAAAAGGGTGTAAGAGGAAGGTGAGGCTTGAGGATTGTGCAGGGAAGGTGGCTATGTTGCAAGTGGACAATGCAAGATTCTTGACATATCCTCCTCAGTTTTTGATCAATCCTGAGATATTTTTCATTGGTATATCAGCTTGCTGCGGAAATTGTCTTTCATCCAGTTCTTGTTTTGCTTCTACTTCCTTGTCAGATGGAACTGGACTTTGTTACATAAAGACAGGTAATTTTCTTAGTGGTTATCAGAATCTTGCTCAACCTAGCACTTCGTATATCAAGGTTTGTGGACCATTGGTTCCAAACTCACCACCTAATTCCTTGGAGAATGCTAGAGGATGgaagcatcagaagatacaTTCTTGGATATTAGCTATAGTAATTTTGAGTACCTTTTTTGGTTTCCTTGCATTTGAGGTTGGTTTATGGTTGTGGTGTTGTAGAAATAGCTCAGGATTTGGAGGGTTTGCTGCTCAGTATCTTCTTCTTGAATATGCTTCTGGTGCACCAGTCCATTTCTCTTACAAGGAGCTCCACAAGTCAACAAAGGGGTTCAAGGAGAAACTTGGTGATGGGGGAGCAGGTTCTGTTTATAGAGGAGTTCTTGCAAATCAAACTGTTGTTGCAGTTAAGCAACTTGAGGAGGGCACTATTGAGCAGAGTGAGAAAGATTTCAGGATGGAAGTTTCTACCATAATTAGCACCCATCATATGAATCTAGTGAGGCTGATTGGTTTTTGCTCTGAAGGGCATCACAGGCTTTTAGTATATGAGTTCATGAAAAATGGATCTCTTGATAACTTTCTTTTTGTTGATGAACAAGTGTTGAGTTGGGCGTATCGATTCAACATTGCATTGGGTGCTGCTAGGGGCTTGACATATCTTCATGAGGAGTGTAGAAACTGCATTGTCCATTGTGATGTGAAACCTGCAAACATTCTTTTAGATGAGAATTACAATGCAAAAGTCTCAGATTTCGGCCTCGCAAAGCTCTTAAGTCCAATGGATCACAGACACCGAAACTTGACGAAAAGTGTGAGAGGAGCCAGAGGGTATTTAGCTCCTGAATGGCTTGCAAATCTTCCAGTAACTTTCAAATTTGATGTTTACAGTTATGGCATGGTTTTGTTGGAGATAGTGAGTGGTAGAAGGAACTTTGAAATCTCAGAAGAAACAAGTGGAAAAAGGTGTACCATCTGGGCTTATGAAGAGTTTGAGAAAGGTAACATCATGGGAGTAATTGATAGAAGATTGGTAAGCCAAGGAGTGAACTTGGAAGAAGCCAAAAGAGTGCTTCTGGCAAGTTTTTGGTGCATACAGGAGGAGCCATCTGAGAGGCCTACAATGGGCAAAGTTGTGCAAATGCTAGAAGGTGTGATAGATATTGATAGGCCACCAGTTCCAAAATCCATTATAGCAGGATTTTCTAATGGAATCAATGGGAGTGTCTCTGCTATATCCACTATTCCAACCTCATTAGGTCCAACTTCTTCCCCATCATCATCTTTGTTGGCTTCAGCTGGCTTCTTCTACAAGGGACCCTGA